The following proteins come from a genomic window of Nitrospirota bacterium:
- the hisH gene encoding imidazole glycerol phosphate synthase subunit HisH, with protein MIAIIDYGMGNVRSIINALYYIGYDAVITAEPQQIDDASHIILPGVGAFGDAMVNIVRRGLDEILKKQVFEKGKPFMGICLGLQLLAKCSEEHGHHNGLGWFDAEVLKFNLNGSRLKIPHMGWNEITPASDHFLFSHLKNTERTFYFVHSFHIVCHKQNDVAATCEYGINFNAAIARDNIVATQFHPEKSQDNGIQVLKNFLEWNP; from the coding sequence ATGATCGCAATTATCGATTATGGTATGGGCAATGTCCGTTCCATAATCAATGCACTCTACTATATCGGCTATGATGCGGTTATCACCGCTGAGCCGCAGCAGATCGATGATGCATCACACATCATCCTCCCCGGTGTCGGCGCTTTTGGCGATGCAATGGTAAATATTGTACGCCGCGGGCTGGATGAAATTCTGAAGAAGCAGGTGTTTGAGAAAGGAAAGCCTTTCATGGGAATTTGTCTGGGTCTGCAGCTCCTCGCAAAGTGCAGCGAGGAGCACGGCCATCACAATGGTCTTGGATGGTTCGATGCGGAAGTTCTAAAATTCAATCTCAACGGGAGCCGGCTGAAGATCCCGCATATGGGGTGGAACGAGATTACTCCGGCGAGCGACCATTTCCTTTTTTCTCATCTGAAGAATACTGAACGGACCTTTTACTTTGTCCACAGCTTCCATATTGTTTGCCATAAACAAAATGATGTTGCTGCCACCTGTGAATACGGCATCAACTTTAACGCAGCTATTGCTCGGGACAACATAGTTGCCACCCAGTTTCACCCCGAAAAGAGCCAGGACAATGGTATTCAGGTCCTGAAGAATTTTCTCGAATGGAATCCATAG
- a CDS encoding N-acetyl sugar amidotransferase, with translation MKYCTRCITPETHDTIMYDEEGVCSVCRQIEYKQEKIDWDERRRQLDELVVQYKDKGMYDCVVPFSGGKDSTFQLWYIVKQLGLKPLVVRFNHWGYRPLVLENNTRTFKQLGVDVIEYTPNWHVVRELMLESFKRRGDFCWHCHTGIYAGVMHMALRFGAPLIFWGESLAEYASWYSYEEMEEVDEKRFNRVMNLGMTAEDMYEFLGGRVSKRDLWMFAFPPRRDLMKLGCRSICLGSYIKWDTKKQVEIIKRELGWKGQEVEGRHPDYDYEKIECFFQGIRDYSKYIKRGYGRTNHLASIDIRNKRLTREEGWKMAQEFDGKRPAFLDRFLEILQITENEFYEILTKLSVHPWKFDRTEVATGKPLPDMEQWDCTKVDKPIGPPKDKKEKAEAYI, from the coding sequence ATGAAGTACTGTACGCGGTGCATAACGCCGGAAACACACGATACGATTATGTACGATGAAGAGGGGGTCTGCAGCGTCTGCAGGCAGATCGAATACAAACAGGAGAAGATCGATTGGGACGAGCGGAGACGGCAGCTCGACGAGCTCGTCGTCCAGTATAAGGATAAGGGGATGTATGACTGCGTCGTGCCGTTCAGCGGCGGCAAAGACAGTACGTTTCAGTTATGGTATATCGTCAAGCAGCTGGGGCTGAAGCCGTTGGTCGTGCGGTTCAATCACTGGGGGTACCGGCCTCTCGTTCTCGAAAATAATACGCGCACATTCAAGCAGCTCGGTGTCGATGTGATTGAATATACGCCCAACTGGCATGTCGTGCGTGAGTTGATGCTCGAATCATTCAAGAGAAGGGGCGATTTCTGCTGGCATTGCCATACCGGCATCTATGCGGGCGTCATGCATATGGCCCTGCGCTTCGGGGCGCCGCTTATCTTCTGGGGCGAGTCGCTCGCCGAGTACGCATCCTGGTACTCATACGAGGAGATGGAAGAAGTTGACGAGAAACGCTTCAACCGCGTTATGAATCTCGGTATGACGGCGGAGGATATGTATGAATTCCTCGGTGGAAGAGTAAGCAAGAGGGACTTATGGATGTTTGCATTCCCGCCGCGTCGTGACCTGATGAAGCTCGGATGCCGCTCGATCTGCCTGGGCAGCTACATCAAATGGGACACGAAGAAGCAGGTCGAGATCATTAAGCGGGAGCTTGGCTGGAAAGGGCAGGAAGTGGAGGGGCGGCATCCCGATTATGACTACGAAAAAATCGAATGCTTTTTCCAGGGCATCAGGGATTACTCGAAGTACATTAAGCGTGGTTATGGACGCACCAATCATCTCGCCAGCATAGATATCCGCAATAAGCGGCTGACTCGTGAAGAGGGGTGGAAGATGGCGCAGGAGTTCGACGGAAAGCGCCCGGCATTCCTCGATCGCTTCCTCGAGATACTGCAGATCACCGAAAATGAGTTTTATGAGATACTGACGAAGTTGAGCGTCCATCCATGGAAATTCGACAGGACAGAAGTAGCGACAGGAAAGCCGCTCCCCGATATGGAGCAATGGGACTGCACTAAAGTAGACAAACCGATCGGTCCTCCAAAGGACAAGAAAGAGAAGGCAGAAGCGTATATATGA
- a CDS encoding nucleotidyltransferase family protein, with translation MLQKEMLITETESIKDTLKQLDRCAEKVLLVVDKRGRLLGAITDGDIRRYILAGKSLDTDISEVYNRKPTFIRKSEFSTKEAKKILIKRKIELLPVVDDDNKVVDFVTWKEVFSEDTNGKSTSRKLCVPVVIMAGGKGTRLEPFTTILPKPLIPIKDKPIIEIIIDKFRDFGIKDYYLTLNYKGEMIEAYFKHIDKDYTLHYVWEEDFWGTGGSLKLLEDEIADTFIVSNCDVIVKADFEEVVHLHKKQNASMTVLSSIQHYKIPYGVINFKNGGRITDILEKPEYTFTINTGVYVLSREVLRYIPERSHFDMTDLMTCLLKHHKKVVTYPVNENEYVDIGQWEEYRRAVDKLHI, from the coding sequence ATGCTGCAGAAGGAAATGCTGATTACCGAGACGGAGTCTATAAAAGACACCCTGAAACAGTTGGACCGGTGCGCCGAGAAGGTGCTGCTGGTCGTGGACAAGAGGGGCAGGCTCCTCGGCGCCATTACCGACGGCGATATCAGGCGGTATATCCTGGCGGGTAAGAGTCTGGATACCGATATCAGCGAGGTTTACAACAGGAAACCCACCTTCATAAGGAAGTCGGAATTCAGTACGAAGGAAGCGAAGAAGATTCTCATCAAGAGGAAGATCGAACTGCTTCCGGTGGTGGATGATGACAACAAGGTGGTGGATTTTGTTACCTGGAAAGAGGTCTTTTCGGAGGATACGAACGGAAAGTCGACGAGCAGAAAGCTCTGCGTTCCCGTCGTCATTATGGCGGGAGGGAAGGGGACGCGGCTGGAGCCCTTCACCACAATACTGCCGAAACCGCTGATCCCTATCAAGGATAAACCTATCATCGAGATCATCATCGACAAGTTCAGGGATTTCGGCATCAAAGACTATTACCTCACCTTAAATTACAAAGGGGAGATGATCGAGGCCTATTTTAAACATATCGATAAGGACTATACTTTGCACTACGTGTGGGAGGAGGACTTCTGGGGGACCGGGGGGAGCCTGAAGCTCCTGGAAGACGAAATAGCGGATACCTTTATCGTTTCCAACTGCGATGTCATCGTCAAGGCCGATTTCGAAGAGGTGGTCCATCTGCATAAAAAGCAGAACGCCTCGATGACAGTCCTCTCTTCTATTCAGCATTACAAGATTCCGTACGGCGTTATCAACTTCAAGAACGGCGGAAGGATTACGGACATTCTCGAGAAGCCGGAATATACCTTCACCATCAATACGGGCGTTTATGTGCTGAGCAGAGAGGTCCTCCGCTATATCCCCGAGCGGTCGCATTTCGATATGACCGACCTGATGACCTGCCTCCTGAAGCACCACAAGAAGGTCGTCACCTATCCGGTGAATGAGAATGAATATGTCGATATCGGTCAGTGGGAAGAGTACCGCCGGGCCGTCGATAAGCTGCACATATAA
- a CDS encoding imidazole glycerol phosphate synthase cyclase subunit: MVKKRIIPKFLIKDGRLVKGVRFHENFREAGNPVTTAKVYDAYGVDELIFVDIQASVESRATVVDIIERVSEEIFMPFTAGGGVRTLDDVNNLLRAGADKVSVTTAAVENPRFIKEAASRFGDQCMIVCIDYKETAPGVFRVFTHGGSRSTDLEPLEFALTLQDHSCGEIVLCSIDRDGTMSGYDLELIHRASERLEIPLIASSGAGSLQDCIDAFDAGASAITISSMFLFTDHSPIKVRSFLWSKNVNVRASKSSRN; this comes from the coding sequence ATGGTGAAGAAAAGAATTATTCCCAAATTTCTTATAAAAGACGGCCGACTGGTAAAGGGAGTTCGCTTCCATGAGAATTTCCGCGAGGCAGGAAACCCGGTGACGACTGCCAAGGTTTACGATGCCTATGGTGTTGATGAGCTCATCTTTGTCGACATACAGGCGAGCGTCGAGAGTCGAGCAACTGTTGTTGATATCATTGAGCGCGTCTCCGAGGAAATCTTTATGCCTTTTACCGCCGGAGGAGGGGTGCGTACTCTGGACGACGTCAACAATCTGCTCAGGGCAGGGGCAGACAAGGTTTCGGTGACTACCGCTGCTGTCGAGAACCCTCGTTTTATCAAGGAGGCGGCGAGCCGGTTCGGCGACCAGTGCATGATTGTCTGTATTGACTATAAAGAAACTGCGCCAGGGGTCTTTCGCGTCTTTACCCATGGAGGCTCAAGGTCCACCGATCTCGAACCCCTTGAGTTTGCATTGACCCTGCAGGACCACAGCTGCGGTGAGATCGTCCTGTGTTCCATTGACCGGGACGGAACTATGTCGGGATACGATCTGGAGCTGATTCACAGGGCGAGCGAGCGTCTGGAAATCCCCCTGATCGCCTCGAGCGGGGCGGGAAGCCTGCAGGACTGCATCGATGCCTTTGACGCGGGTGCATCGGCGATAACCATCAGCAGCATGTTTCTCTTCACCGACCACAGCCCCATAAAAGTACGGTCGTTCCTGTGGTCGAAAAATGTTAACGTCAGGGCGAGCAAGAGCAGCAGGAATTGA
- a CDS encoding serine acetyltransferase: MKLSLDRNDLADYVSCQTENFFPDKRSGIREAIVRHLDRTLERVAYCFSKIDVKYFREGDDVFFNHLHGDHYAMFLYLLSNTIHRASGDPAACAKLFQLNRALHGIDAFYEVELPEIFLFVHPLGTVLGRASYANYFLVYQQCNVGSNKNVYPTLKEYVSLHPGASVLGSCVVEENCTIGAGSLLLDRNLEKNSVYVGNPKSFSIKESAERNPIWTLN; this comes from the coding sequence ATGAAGCTATCACTCGATAGAAACGATTTAGCGGACTACGTGAGCTGCCAGACGGAAAACTTCTTTCCCGATAAGAGGAGCGGAATACGGGAAGCCATTGTGCGGCATCTCGACAGAACGCTCGAGAGAGTCGCATACTGCTTCTCGAAAATCGATGTCAAATACTTCAGAGAAGGAGATGATGTATTTTTTAATCATCTCCACGGCGACCACTACGCCATGTTTTTATATCTTTTGTCGAATACCATCCATAGAGCCTCAGGTGATCCTGCCGCCTGCGCGAAGCTGTTCCAGCTGAACAGGGCGCTTCACGGCATCGATGCTTTTTATGAAGTGGAGCTGCCGGAGATATTTCTCTTTGTCCATCCTCTCGGTACCGTGCTGGGAAGAGCGAGCTACGCGAATTATTTTCTCGTCTATCAGCAGTGCAATGTCGGCAGCAATAAGAATGTGTATCCAACACTTAAAGAATATGTGAGCCTTCACCCGGGGGCGTCAGTATTAGGGAGTTGCGTCGTTGAAGAAAATTGCACGATTGGAGCGGGCTCTCTGCTGCTGGATAGGAATCTCGAAAAGAATAGCGTCTATGTCGGGAATCCGAAATCGTTCAGCATTAAAGAGTCTGCCGAGAGGAACCCTATCTGGACGCTTAACTGA
- a CDS encoding PIG-L deacetylase family protein, which produces MRKVLVLAAHPDDETLGCGGTLLKHKASGDEIRWLIATCMREEDGFQRERIVARKEEIERVTTMYGFDEVYNLDVPAMKTDEIPIGELVNRISTIFQLIKPETLYLPFKGDIHSDHRILFEAAYSCTKAFRHPLLKRVAMYETISETEFAPSLYGHAFIPNYFIDVSDFLHEKLEIMRVYKSEIGEHPFPRSIENIKSLATFRGATAGCQYAESFVILKEIW; this is translated from the coding sequence ATGAGGAAAGTGTTGGTTCTCGCAGCCCATCCTGACGATGAAACCCTTGGTTGTGGCGGCACACTGCTAAAACACAAGGCGAGCGGTGATGAGATACGTTGGCTTATTGCTACATGCATGAGAGAGGAGGACGGTTTCCAGCGCGAAAGAATAGTGGCGAGAAAGGAAGAGATAGAAAGAGTAACCACTATGTATGGATTTGATGAGGTCTACAATCTTGATGTGCCGGCCATGAAGACGGATGAGATACCCATCGGCGAGCTGGTAAATAGGATATCTACTATATTTCAGCTGATTAAACCAGAGACTCTTTATCTTCCTTTCAAAGGAGATATTCATAGCGACCATAGAATACTTTTTGAGGCTGCATACAGTTGCACAAAAGCATTCAGACACCCTCTTCTAAAGAGAGTGGCAATGTACGAGACCATTAGTGAGACTGAATTTGCCCCGAGTTTGTACGGGCATGCATTCATTCCAAACTATTTTATAGACGTTAGTGATTTTTTGCATGAAAAGCTCGAAATAATGAGGGTCTATAAGAGTGAGATTGGGGAGCATCCGTTTCCCAGGAGCATAGAAAACATAAAATCCCTGGCAACTTTCAGAGGAGCTACGGCGGGATGTCAATATGCGGAGAGTTTCGTAATTTTAAAGGAGATATGGTAA
- a CDS encoding aminotransferase class III-fold pyridoxal phosphate-dependent enzyme: MNKESMETENSGVVLYRKAKRIIPGGTQLLSKRPEMFLPEQWPSYYSKSKGVEVWDLDGNKFVDMSICGVGACILGYADREVDTAVKKAIAAGTMSTLNCPEEVELAELLCEIHPWAEMARFGRCGGEAMAVAVRIARAATGRDKVAFCGYHGWHDWYLSANLADDKNLDGQLLPGLEPAGVPRALKGTALPFHYNKPETLDALVAAEGGSIAAIVMEPVRHAEPDLTFLSYVRATAERIGAVLVFDEVTSGWRMNVGGIHLLYGITPDIAVFAKGISNGYPMAAIIGKRAVMEAAQKTFISSTYWTEKIGPVAALATIRKMQHDSVPEHLCKIGSRIQRLWQKTAKKYGLKMKLHGIPPLSIFALDYGEQSPALHTLFTQEMVQRGFIASKAFYATYAHKSKHLSAYAAALDEVFSVLADALNKGRIAEALRGPVAHSGFKRLA, from the coding sequence ATGAATAAAGAAAGCATGGAAACCGAAAACAGCGGCGTTGTGTTATATAGAAAGGCGAAGAGAATCATACCGGGCGGAACACAACTGCTCTCCAAGCGGCCCGAGATGTTTCTTCCCGAGCAGTGGCCGTCCTACTATTCGAAATCCAAAGGCGTCGAGGTGTGGGACCTCGACGGAAATAAATTCGTCGATATGAGCATTTGCGGCGTTGGGGCCTGCATCCTCGGGTATGCCGACCGGGAGGTCGATACTGCGGTGAAGAAGGCCATTGCCGCCGGGACGATGTCAACACTGAATTGTCCGGAGGAGGTGGAACTCGCTGAGCTGTTGTGCGAGATTCACCCCTGGGCTGAGATGGCGAGGTTCGGCCGGTGCGGCGGTGAGGCCATGGCCGTTGCCGTGCGTATTGCCAGGGCAGCCACCGGCAGGGATAAAGTAGCCTTCTGCGGCTATCACGGCTGGCACGATTGGTATCTTTCGGCGAACCTGGCGGACGATAAAAACCTCGACGGCCAGTTGCTGCCGGGCCTGGAGCCCGCCGGTGTTCCGCGTGCCCTCAAGGGCACGGCCCTCCCTTTTCATTACAACAAACCTGAAACGCTGGATGCTCTCGTCGCCGCCGAAGGAGGTTCTATTGCCGCAATTGTCATGGAGCCGGTAAGGCACGCGGAGCCCGACCTGACATTTCTCTCCTATGTACGTGCGACCGCGGAGAGGATCGGTGCGGTGCTGGTCTTCGATGAAGTCACTTCCGGCTGGCGCATGAATGTCGGAGGCATTCACCTGCTTTATGGCATCACCCCCGATATCGCCGTGTTCGCCAAAGGCATAAGCAACGGCTATCCTATGGCAGCGATTATCGGGAAGAGAGCGGTGATGGAAGCAGCGCAGAAGACCTTTATCAGCAGTACCTACTGGACCGAAAAGATCGGGCCTGTAGCGGCGCTGGCGACGATCAGAAAGATGCAGCACGATAGTGTGCCCGAGCATTTATGCAAGATCGGCAGTCGCATACAAAGGCTCTGGCAGAAGACAGCAAAGAAATACGGCCTGAAGATGAAATTGCACGGAATTCCGCCCCTGAGTATCTTTGCCCTGGATTACGGTGAGCAATCGCCGGCGCTCCACACCCTGTTTACCCAGGAAATGGTGCAACGGGGATTTATCGCATCCAAGGCGTTTTACGCAACGTACGCTCACAAAAGCAAGCACCTGTCGGCCTACGCGGCGGCCCTGGACGAGGTGTTCTCCGTACTCGCCGATGCCCTGAACAAAGGCAGGATAGCTGAAGCGCTGCGGGGACCTGTGGCGCACAGCGGATTTAAACGATTAGCATAG
- a CDS encoding acylneuraminate cytidylyltransferase family protein, whose product MALITARGGSKGLPRKNIRPLLGMPLMAWSIEQGLASRYLDGVIVSTDDEEIAAVARQCGAEIPFLRPAELASDEAKSVDVIAHALAFLKERGSVFDYLLLLEPTSPLREVSDIDTAIERLLEHPTAKALVSVAKLESGHPEFNVIIDEQTGCLRRMNGSADFKVLRRQELSEVFFLEGSIYLSETEMLLSRQTFYHELTLAYPVPRWKSLEIDELCDFICAEALLKARQEGLF is encoded by the coding sequence GTGGCCCTCATCACGGCACGGGGCGGCAGCAAGGGACTGCCGCGAAAGAACATCAGGCCCCTGCTTGGCATGCCGCTTATGGCGTGGTCCATAGAGCAGGGGCTTGCAAGCAGGTATCTTGATGGCGTCATCGTGAGCACCGACGACGAGGAGATCGCCGCTGTAGCGCGGCAGTGCGGTGCGGAGATTCCTTTTTTGAGGCCGGCGGAGCTTGCCTCGGATGAAGCGAAATCGGTCGATGTCATTGCCCATGCCTTGGCGTTCCTCAAAGAGAGGGGAAGCGTGTTCGATTATCTGCTGCTCCTCGAGCCGACATCGCCGCTCAGAGAGGTGAGCGATATCGATACTGCAATAGAACGACTGCTGGAGCACCCCACTGCTAAGGCACTGGTGAGCGTTGCAAAACTCGAGAGCGGACATCCGGAGTTTAATGTGATTATTGATGAGCAGACGGGATGCCTTCGCAGGATGAACGGCAGTGCGGACTTCAAGGTTTTGAGGCGTCAGGAGCTTTCGGAGGTGTTCTTTCTGGAAGGGAGTATCTATCTTTCTGAAACTGAGATGCTGTTGTCCAGACAGACCTTCTATCATGAGTTGACGCTCGCCTATCCTGTACCGCGATGGAAATCGCTCGAAATTGATGAGCTGTGCGACTTCATCTGTGCCGAAGCCCTGCTAAAGGCCCGGCAGGAAGGACTTTTTTAG
- a CDS encoding Gfo/Idh/MocA family oxidoreductase: MKRFLIIGLGSMGKRRIRNLRALGYDDITGFDLRAERREEAEGDFGICTVTDLHTIDEFDAVVISTSPAHHTAYIQLAIEKGKPCFVELSLLVQNLPDLDRTSRAKGVLVAPSCTFRFHPSVRLIKRLVESGDYGRVTSFTYHSGQYLPDWHPWENIRDFFVSKKETSGCKEILSFELHWMTYVLGMPRNLIALSGRAATLDIDIDDAVAVSMEFDRGIGVLFADTVSRFATRSLILNLERAQLRWDWEQKLVRLYDADTKQWTGYPEPEGHAHSGYNAGIVEQMYIGELQTFIEAAERGRPFPLSLSDTIRILELIEAIEENSYATKSAGGKR; this comes from the coding sequence GTGAAGAGATTTCTGATCATAGGATTGGGCTCGATGGGTAAAAGAAGGATAAGGAATCTGAGGGCCCTGGGATATGACGACATTACCGGCTTCGACTTGAGGGCCGAGCGCAGAGAAGAGGCTGAAGGAGATTTCGGGATATGCACCGTTACCGACCTGCACACCATCGACGAGTTCGATGCGGTGGTTATCTCCACCTCGCCGGCCCATCATACCGCCTACATACAGTTGGCTATAGAGAAAGGAAAACCCTGCTTCGTGGAGCTGAGCCTTTTGGTGCAAAATCTCCCCGATCTCGACCGCACCTCACGGGCAAAAGGAGTGCTCGTTGCGCCTTCCTGCACGTTCAGGTTTCATCCGTCGGTGCGGCTGATAAAGCGACTCGTTGAGAGCGGAGACTACGGGAGGGTCACTTCCTTCACCTATCATTCAGGGCAGTATCTTCCCGACTGGCATCCGTGGGAGAATATACGGGACTTCTTCGTGAGCAAGAAAGAGACCTCGGGCTGCAAGGAGATCCTCTCCTTCGAGCTGCACTGGATGACCTATGTCCTCGGAATGCCCCGGAACCTCATCGCCCTCAGCGGCAGGGCAGCCACGCTCGATATCGATATCGACGATGCCGTGGCTGTCAGCATGGAGTTCGACCGCGGCATAGGAGTCCTGTTTGCCGATACGGTCTCGCGGTTTGCGACGAGGAGCCTCATTCTCAACCTGGAAAGGGCGCAGCTGCGGTGGGACTGGGAGCAAAAGCTTGTAAGGCTCTATGATGCCGATACAAAGCAATGGACCGGGTATCCGGAGCCCGAAGGGCATGCGCATAGCGGCTATAACGCGGGTATCGTGGAGCAGATGTACATTGGAGAGCTGCAGACGTTCATCGAGGCGGCAGAGAGAGGGAGGCCCTTTCCGCTCTCTCTGAGCGATACTATCAGGATTCTCGAGCTGATCGAAGCCATAGAAGAAAATTCATATGCCACTAAGAGTGCCGGAGGGAAACGATGA
- the neuC gene encoding UDP-N-acetylglucosamine 2-epimerase: MVKRKICIFSGTRAEYGLLRPLMHEINRDEGLQLQIIVSGMHLAPEFGLTYKEIEADGFQINKKVEILLSSDTSVGLAKSVGLGLISFSETLEELKPDIVVVLGDRFEALAAATAALICRVPLAHLHGGEATFGLIDEAIRHSVTKMSHLHFTSTEEYRRRVIQLGEQPERVFAVGAIGLDTVKKLRFLSKAELKRQYGIKFNKHNVLVTFHPVTLENNTSEVQFKALLRALDVQKDTTIIFTKANADMGGRIINRLIDEYVATRPEKSFAFCSLGQRGYLSTMRCVDAVVGNSSSGILEAPSLGVGTINIGRRQEGRIRATSVIDCEPTTSAIKKAIGHLYSDEFQKHLRTVQNPYGDGNTALRIKDILKKHDIKSMGKKIFFDLPGYGTKGRAI, encoded by the coding sequence ATGGTAAAGAGAAAGATTTGTATATTTAGTGGTACAAGGGCGGAGTATGGTCTCCTGCGGCCGCTTATGCATGAGATTAATAGGGATGAAGGCTTGCAACTTCAGATAATAGTTTCCGGCATGCATTTAGCTCCAGAATTCGGTTTGACATATAAGGAAATAGAAGCTGACGGATTTCAAATAAACAAAAAAGTGGAGATTCTCTTAAGTTCTGATACATCGGTAGGTTTGGCCAAATCCGTAGGATTGGGGCTCATAAGCTTTAGCGAGACTCTCGAGGAGCTAAAGCCGGATATAGTAGTGGTCCTTGGTGATAGGTTTGAGGCACTTGCCGCTGCAACTGCAGCACTGATTTGCAGGGTTCCCCTTGCCCATCTACACGGAGGAGAAGCAACTTTTGGCCTGATCGATGAGGCCATAAGACATTCAGTAACTAAAATGAGCCACTTGCATTTCACTTCTACAGAAGAGTATAGGCGGAGAGTCATCCAGCTGGGAGAGCAGCCGGAGAGAGTGTTTGCTGTAGGCGCTATAGGGCTGGACACAGTTAAAAAACTGAGGTTCCTCTCCAAGGCGGAGCTGAAGCGACAGTATGGCATAAAGTTTAACAAGCACAACGTGCTTGTTACGTTTCATCCGGTTACATTAGAAAATAACACCTCGGAGGTACAGTTTAAAGCTTTGCTCAGAGCTTTAGACGTGCAAAAGGATACGACTATCATCTTTACTAAGGCAAATGCCGACATGGGGGGACGAATAATCAATAGGCTAATCGATGAATATGTTGCAACTCGCCCGGAAAAATCGTTTGCATTCTGTTCACTTGGGCAGCGCGGATACTTATCAACAATGCGCTGCGTTGATGCAGTAGTAGGCAACTCATCGAGTGGAATTCTTGAGGCCCCTAGTTTAGGAGTTGGTACGATAAATATCGGCAGGCGGCAAGAGGGCAGGATAAGAGCAACGAGCGTTATTGATTGTGAGCCGACAACCTCGGCGATAAAGAAAGCGATAGGACATCTATATTCCGATGAATTCCAGAAACACCTTCGGACGGTACAGAACCCCTACGGCGATGGAAATACTGCACTGAGGATTAAGGATATTCTAAAAAAACACGACATAAAGAGTATGGGTAAAAAGATTTTTTTCGATTTGCCTGGCTATGGTACGAAAGGAAGAGCGATTTGA